The sequence CATGCAATATGTCGTTTGGACCTTTTTCCATCCCTACTTTAATGAATGCTTTGTCATTTCTGattataagtatgtataacaataaatgaatagataggtaagtactaagtaggtattatgggtatctacctacttaaatagtACTTGTCGAATAACATAGAGCAATTATGGCGCTTCCGTTGTAAACTCAGAATACAGAACAGTTTGTTCTGTTTTCTGAGATTGTAACTTTGTACGCATATAGGTAACTactaagtatagtacgcgacaagtcgagatggcaatcgcggtGAGGactgaggacgccccgcacaccctccACGCTAATCTAGTGCGGGAAAGCGCGGATGAGCAGGGcgtcatatcccgattgccatctcggcctgtcaCGTACAATAACATTATCTCTCAGAATCACCCTTCTCATTTTGTGACTCGTCATCCGcgcttagtagtgagctggttGAAATGACGACCTTTTCTCTATATTAATTTGCAGGATACTTACCGAGagctcttcaattttccgggataaagcgTAAGTGCCTTACGTTCGTCTCCGGGAATGCAAGGTGTCTCCGACGTCCGTACCATTTATCAAAAACGATTTAATAGATATGGGCCtttaaacatcccgtgggaactctttgattttccgagataaaaagtacttagcttatgtccatccccgggttGCAACTCGCAAGTTATCTCCCTGTTCACCGTCTAGTCGGttgcggatgggccgtgaaaacctagagacagacagacacacttgtgTATTTCTGTAAGGATGGATGGATTATACGTACAATATCTTCTTCAATAGGTATTGTTCGCCTTACCTACTTAGGAGGATCTTGATATTTTGTTTACGTATTTTCATGCCAAGATTAGAAAAGTACCTTATAATAACGTTTTGATAATTAACTTTTCAAGCTTTCCGTAACTCTCGAAATTGGAACAAGGCTACTGATTGAGCTTATTAATGTTAATTGCGACTTTATCCTAACTTTACAAATAAGTACCGAAGTAGTAAGTATCAACTTTCGGCTACCactctttttgaaaaaaaaagcgGCGATAACCTAAGACGTCGGCATAGAATACAGAACAGGCACAGGCACAGAATATAATTATAGTTGGTACAGGTACAGGTGACGTCAGCCTCTTATAcgagggtcgggggttcgatcctgggaacggccctctaactttttggagctaggtagataggtatgcgtattttaaacaattaaatataacttgcttatACCATAAATGgtagcatcgtgaggaaacctgcatgcctgagggttctccataatgttctcaaagttttgtgaagtctgccaatcgctggtggactatggtctaaCCTTTTCATGAGGCAAATTCGTGtttagtagtgagctggcgatgggtaaATCATGATgcgttaaattattaaaacaatataataatataatatccttATTGTATTTATGAATACGATGGTTACTGATAGGAGGAACAAGGGCTCGATAGCTCATCAGGGTAGGGGTTATCCAAGAGAAGTCCATCGATTTTGTACATCATTCTATCCCGCATTCTCCCGGGATACTTCCTCAACTTCCTGGCCAAGAGTTTCGCGTAGATATCGCACTCGTCATCTTCTTCACTCTTTCTCATCACTCTGCTGGGTCCCTCAGTCGCGGTTGCTGAGTTTAGTGGATCAAAACCAGTGTAGGTGATATTTTGTCCTTCGTCGTATTCAATTTCCATGAACTTCTTTCTCTTTTTGGACAAGTGAGGAGTAGTGCTGGAGTCCGTGTTGTCTTCGTTCTCCTTCTTTATCGTCAGAATGGTGACGTCGTCGCTGTGCTGGGACTGGTTGGATGGAGACGACGCTACCGTTGGTTCTTCATATTGTTTCTGTTAATAAAagagaatttatttatttaaatattaataacccttacttcaattttatttaatagtatatgtatagaagtatagatgcgaaagtgtgttagtttgttggtttgtccttcaatcacgctgcgaAGGAACAATCCcgcggaactctttgatttccgggatgaaagtagcctaatataataaatatgtgGGTACCTCCATTCCTCAGACAAAAGTTTTCcatccagaagtttttgcgcgACAGAATAACAatcatacctacataaatacaCACAATCTTTCACTATTATCTCACTTCACACTACTTAAAGGcgagtgtgtatgtgtgtgtgtttgttactctttcacgcaaaatctactggatgaatttggctgaaatttaaaatggagatagattgtactctggattaacacataggctactttatcccggaaaatcaaagaatccccaAGGAGGTTTCTAAAAACTatacccacgcgaacgaagtcgcgggcttcagctaatAAGTGACTTACTATGGAGCCGTCGATATCGTAAACGCTTCCCAAGAAACTCTCCATCGCGTCGTACGCGAACCACACCGGCCGGAACACCTCGTCCTCGTCCGCGCCCGACCTGAGCGACGCCATCTTCTTCCGGAACAGAGGCCTCCACGTCGCCATCAGCACCTTCTTCTTATTCTTCAACACGTCTACGGGTATATTCATTTTGGAGCTGATCCTCGCCCACGCTTCGTACACTTTATGCTTCATCTTGTATTTGCGATCGTTGAAGTCCCACAGAGCTCGCTCGCTGGAGATG comes from Maniola jurtina chromosome 17, ilManJurt1.1, whole genome shotgun sequence and encodes:
- the LOC123873979 gene encoding uncharacterized protein LOC123873979 translates to MAQDFDWNNELTLKFVKHISSERALWDFNDRKYKMKHKVYEAWARISSKMNIPVDVLKNKKKVLMATWRPLFRKKMASLRSGADEDEVFRPVWFAYDAMESFLGSVYDIDGSIKQYEEPTVASSPSNQSQHSDDVTILTIKKENEDNTDSSTTPHLSKKRKKFMEIEYDEGQNITYTGFDPLNSATATEGPSRVMRKSEEDDECDIYAKLLARKLRKYPGRMRDRMMYKIDGLLLDNPYPDELSSPCSSYQ